A part of Rhinatrema bivittatum chromosome 16, aRhiBiv1.1, whole genome shotgun sequence genomic DNA contains:
- the LOC115077230 gene encoding olfactory receptor 6B1-like yields MERGNETVVTEFILRGFPTFINLQVVLFLVFLLAYIFTIIENMVIILMIRMNQKLHKPMYFFLSNLSFLEIWYITVTIPNLLFNILTEKKIISFSGCMTQLFFFISLMCTECVLLAVMAFDRYVAICYPLRYPTIMSNRLCIQLAALAWISGFAITVIKISFISRLTFCGPNVINHFFCDISPVLNLACTDMSLAELVDFILALVILIIPLTATVVSYIAIVAAILKIPTTTGRKKAFSTCASHLTVVTTFYSATLYIYARPKKINAFDINKLISVLYAVITPILNPIIYCLRNKEVIGVLRNSRYCHLIFSRKVENAK; encoded by the coding sequence ATGGAACGAGGGAATGAAACAGTGGTAACAGAATTCATTCTCCGAGGGTTCCCAACCTTCATAAATTTACAGGTTGTCCTCTTCCTCGTATTTTTATTAGCCTATATATTTACAATTATAGAAAATATGGTCATTATTTTGATGATCAGGATGAACCAGAAGCTCCACAAACCTATGTATTTCTTTCTCAGCAATTTGTCCTTCTTAGAGATTTGGTATATCACTGTCACTATCCCAAACTTGCTATTCAACATTctcacagaaaagaaaattatttctttctCAGGTTGCATGACCCAACTATTCTTCTTCATTTCTCTGATGTGCACTGAATGCGTTCTGCTAGCTGTCATGGCTTTTGACCGTTACGTGGCCATTTGCTATCCACTGAGATATCCTACCATCATGAGCAATCGACTTTGCATCCAGTTGGCTGCTCTCGCTTGGATAAGTGGTTTCGCAATAACAGTGATAAAGATCTCTTTCATCTCCAGGTTAACTTTCTGTGGACCCAATGTtattaaccatttcttctgtgacatcTCCCCTGTCCTGAACCTTGCATGCACAGATATGTCTCTGGCTGAACTAGTAGACTTCATCCTAGCATTGGTTATACTAATAATCCCACTCACAGCAACTGTTGTGTCTTACATTGCAATAGTGGCTGCTATACTGAAAATCCCAACCACCACGGGACGGAagaaggccttctccacctgtgcCTCCCACCTCACTGTGGTCACCACATTCTACTCAGCCACTCTATATATCTACGCCCGTCCAAAAAAGATCAATGCTTTCGATATCAACAAACTCATCTCAGTGCTATACGCTGTTATAACCCCAATTCTAAACCCTATCATCTATTGTCTTAGAAACAAAGAGGTAATAGGGGTGTTGAGGAACTCACGCTATTGCCATCTTATTTTTTCTAGAAAAGTAGAAAATGCTAAATAA
- the LOC115078776 gene encoding olfactory receptor 6B1-like, which yields MERGNETVVTEFILRGFPTFIHLQVVLFLVFLLAYIFTIIENMVIILMIRMNQKLHKPMYFFLSNLSFLEIWYITVTIPNLLVNILTEKKSISFSGCMTQLFFFISLMCTECVLLAVMAFDCYVAICYPLRYPTIMSNQLCIQLAALAWISGFAITVIKISFISRLTFCGPNVINHFFCDISPVLNLACTDMSLAEEVDFILALVVLLIPLTATVVSYIAIVAAILKIPSNTGRKKAFSTCASHLTVVTTFYSATLYIYARPKKINAFDINKLISVLYAVITPIVNPIIYCLRNKEVIGVLRNSGYCNLIFSRKVENAK from the coding sequence ATGGAACGAGGGAATGAAACAGTGGTGACAGAATTCATTCTCCGAGGGTTCCCAACCTTCATACATTTACAAGTTGTCCTCTTCCTCGTATTTTTATTAGCCTATATATTTACAATTATAGAAAATATGGTCATTATTTTGATGATCAGGATGAACCAGAAGCTCCACAAACCCATGTATTTCTTTCTCAGCAATTTGTCCTTCTTAGAGATTTGGTATATCACTGTCACTATCCCAAACTTGCTAGTCAACATTCTCACAGAAAAGAAAAGTATATCTTTCTCAGGTTGCATGACCCAACTATTCTTCTTCATTTCTCTGATGTGCACTGAATGCGTTCTGCTAGCTGTCATGGCTTTTGACTGTTACGTGGCCATTTGCTATCCACTGAGATATCCTACCATCATGAGCAATCAACTTTGCATCCAGTTGGCTGCTCTCGCTTGGATAAGTGGTTTCGCAATAACAGTGATAAAGATCTCTTTCATCTCCAGGTTAACTTTCTGTGGACCCAATGTtattaaccatttcttctgtgacatcTCCCCTGTTCTGAACCTTGCATGCACAGATATGTCTCTGGCTGAAGAAGTAGACTTCATATTAGCACTGGTTGTACTACTAATCCCACTCACAGCAACTGTTGTGTCTTACATTGCAATAGTGGCTGCTATACTGAAAATCCCATCCAACACGGGACGGAagaaggccttctccacctgtgcCTCCCACCTCACTGTGGTCACCACATTCTACTCAGCCACTCTCTATATATACGCCCGTCCAAAAAAGATCAATGCTTTCGATATCAACAAACTCATCTCAGTGCTATACGCTGTTATAACCCCAATTGTAAACCCTATCATCTATTGTCTTAGAAACAAAGAGGTAATAGGGGTGTTGAGGAACTCAGGCTATTGCAATCTTATTTTTTCTAGAAAAGTAGAAAATGCTAAATAA
- the LOC115077231 gene encoding olfactory receptor 6N1-like, producing MDLRNQTRVTEFVFVGFPASQNLQQALFVIFLLFYLLTVISNFVIITVVWTDFHLHTPMYFFIGDFSFLEIFYTTTTVPKMLAIFLVERKSIYFTSCMIQLYIFFSLGATECFLLVAMAYDRYLAICRPLHYPTLMNNRVCVQLIAGCWLSGFLASVLNITFIVILPFCGPNTINHFFCDYAPLLKLSCKDTSISESVFFTLSWTVALTSFFLIMASYTHIIFTILTIPSSSGRKKAFSTCASHLTVVCMFYSTVIFMYVRPQAQRTIDSDKIVSVFYTVVTPLLNPIIYSLRNKEVKESLKKALKRKNGVCMQCKAVETDSFNVMKKFRSLNSTRAGGTDLLELFKRRSNSQQKKTTNGPSSVLSHSMQTTFNSTMQVIPKPYDVY from the exons ATGGACTTAAGAAACCAAACTAGAGTAACTGAGTTTGTCTTCGTGGGCTTCCCTGCATCCCAAAATCTGCAGCAAGCGTTATTCGTCATATTCTTACTTTTCTATCTTTTGACTGTCATTTCCAATTTTGTCATCATCACAGTGGTATGGACAGATTTCCATCTTCACACGCCCATGTACTTCTTCATTGGTGACTTCTCATTCCTGGAAATATTCTACACAACTACCACAGTGCCCAAGATGCTGGCCATATTCCTGGTGGAAAGAAAGTCCATTTATTTCACCAGCTGCATGATTCAACTCTACATCTTTTTCTCTCTGGGCGCTACAGAATGTTTCCTGCTGGTGGCCATGGCCTATGACCGATACCTGGCAATCTGCCGACCACTGCATTATCCAACACTCATGAACAACAGAGTATGTGTCCAATTAATTGCGGGGTGTTGGCTGAGTGGATTCTTGGCCTCTGTACTGAACATAACATTCATAGTGATTTTGCCCTTCTGTGGTCCCAACACAATTAACCATTTTTTCTGTGATTATGCTCCACTCTTAAAGCTCTCATGCAAAGACACCAGCATTAGTGAGAGTGTATTTTTCACCCTTTCTTGGACTGTGGCATTAACATCTTTCTTTCTCATCATGGCTTCCTATACTCATATCATATTTACCATCTTGACAATCCCTTCTTCTAGTGGCCGGAAGAAGGCATTCTCAACATGTGCCTCCCACCTCACTGTGGTCTGCATGTTTTACAGCACTGTTATCTTCATGTATGTAAGGCCACAGGCCCAACGCACCATTGACTCTGATAAAATTGTCTCTGTCTTCTACACTGTGGTGACTCCTTTGCTAAATCCCATTATTTACAGCCTAAGAAACAAAGAGGTGAAAGAGTCACTGAAGAAGGCCTTAAAGAGAA AGAATGGAGtatgcatgcaatgcaaagcTGTTGAGA CTGATTCCTTCAATGTAATGAAGAAATTTAGGTCTCTTAACAGCACTAGAGCTGGAGGCACTGACTTACTAGAACTTTTCAAAAGACGTAGTAACAGTCAACAGAAGAAGACCACAAATGGTCCGTCCAGTGTACTCAGCCATTCCATGCAAACCACCTTCAATTCCACTATGCAAGtcatccccaagccttatgatgtCTATTAA